From one Lycium barbarum isolate Lr01 chromosome 6, ASM1917538v2, whole genome shotgun sequence genomic stretch:
- the LOC132600593 gene encoding biogenesis of lysosome-related organelles complex 1 subunit 1-like yields the protein MDRSKQGDVANGLEASLIQIINSHHSSSLKLRESTEKAKKDAIRTARRVSELLVDSVNREVQESFVMQKRIEMEIRALAASILQFGKQTDQWLAASHSINTAIKEIGDFENWMKTMEFDCKSINAAICNIHQE from the exons ATGGATCGATCAAAACAAGGAGATGTTGCTAATGGCTTAGAAGCTTCACTTATTCAAATCATCAACTCTCACCATTCTTCTTCTCTCAAGTTACGTGAATCCACCG AGAAGGCGAAGAAGGATGCGATTCGAACTGCAAGACGCGTTTCGGAGCTGTTggtggactcggtgaatagagaaGTACAAGAATCTTTTGTAATGCAAAAGAGAATTGAAATGGAAATTCGTGCTTTGGCAGCAAGCATTTTGCAATTTGGAAAGCAAACTGATCAATGGCTTGCTGCTTCACACTCTATTAATACTGCAATTAAG GAAATTGGTGACTTTGAGAATTGGATGAAGACTATGGAGTTTGATTGTAAAAGTATTAATGCTGCTATCTGCAATATTCACCAAGAATGA
- the LOC132600592 gene encoding probable calcium-binding protein CML48 isoform X1: MSNYGNNRATPYSPSAPPLYNPNEPPIAHPYHPPSQSSTNYSYQNYPQSQFQQQTTGYGTSSSYGYYQTTQNYAPPSFPPGTDPQVIQSFQMVDKDHSGFVEDKELQQALSSGYQTFSLRTIRLLIFLFKNPSEYLPRIGPKEFAALWSCLGQWRAIFERFDRDRSGKIDATELRDALYSLGYMVPPSVLEVLISRYTDGSGRRTALCFDSFVECGMVVKGLTEKFKEKDARYTGSAKLSYDEFMSMILPFIVSY; encoded by the exons ATGTCCAACTATGGCAACAACAGAGCAACACCATATTCACCTTCAGCACCACCACTTTACAACCCAAATGAACCTCCAATAGCCCATCCATATCACCCTCCTTCTCAATCTTCAACAAATTATTCATACCAAAATTACCCTCAGTCTCAGTTTCAGCAACAAACAACTGGTTATGGAACTAGTTCTTCTTATGGGTATTACCAAACAACTCAAAATTATGCTCCTCCTTCTTTTCCACCTGGAACTGACCCACAAGTTATTCAGAGTTTTCAAATGGTGGATAAAGACCATAGTGGATTTGTTGAAGATAAAGAGTTACAACAAGCTCTTTCTTCTGGTTATCAAACGTTTAGTCTTAGGACTATTCGTTTGCTCATCTTTCTCTTCAAGAATCCCTCTGAATATCTTCCAAGAATTG GACCAAAGGAATTTGCTGCACTATGGAGTTGTCTTGGTCAATGGAGG GCCATATTTGAGAGATTTGACAGAGATCGGAGTGGGAAGATTGATGCAACAGAACTAAGGGATGCTCTCTACAGTCTTGGATACATGGTGCCACCTTCTGTTCTTGAAGTTTTGATTTCTAGATATACTGACGGAAGTGGTCGGAGAACTGCGCtatgttttgatagttttgtcGA ATGTGGAATGGTTGTGAAG GGCTTGACCGAAAAGTTCAAGGAGAAAGACGCGCGTTATACTGGCTCGGCAAAACTGAGCTATGATGAGTTCATGTCCATGATCCTACCTTTTATTGTGTCATACTAG
- the LOC132600592 gene encoding probable calcium-binding protein CML48 isoform X2, translating to MSNYGNNRATPYSPSAPPLYNPNEPPIAHPYHPPSQSSTNYSYQNYPQSQFQQQTTGYGTSSSYGYYQTTQNYAPPSFPPGTDPQVIQSFQMVDKDHSGFVEDKELQQALSSGYQTFSLRTIRLLIFLFKNPSEYLPRIGPKEFAALWSCLGQWRAIFERFDRDRSGKIDATELRDALYSLGYMVPPSVLEVLISRYTDGSGRRTALCFDSFVEA from the exons ATGTCCAACTATGGCAACAACAGAGCAACACCATATTCACCTTCAGCACCACCACTTTACAACCCAAATGAACCTCCAATAGCCCATCCATATCACCCTCCTTCTCAATCTTCAACAAATTATTCATACCAAAATTACCCTCAGTCTCAGTTTCAGCAACAAACAACTGGTTATGGAACTAGTTCTTCTTATGGGTATTACCAAACAACTCAAAATTATGCTCCTCCTTCTTTTCCACCTGGAACTGACCCACAAGTTATTCAGAGTTTTCAAATGGTGGATAAAGACCATAGTGGATTTGTTGAAGATAAAGAGTTACAACAAGCTCTTTCTTCTGGTTATCAAACGTTTAGTCTTAGGACTATTCGTTTGCTCATCTTTCTCTTCAAGAATCCCTCTGAATATCTTCCAAGAATTG GACCAAAGGAATTTGCTGCACTATGGAGTTGTCTTGGTCAATGGAGG GCCATATTTGAGAGATTTGACAGAGATCGGAGTGGGAAGATTGATGCAACAGAACTAAGGGATGCTCTCTACAGTCTTGGATACATGGTGCCACCTTCTGTTCTTGAAGTTTTGATTTCTAGATATACTGACGGAAGTGGTCGGAGAACTGCGCtatgttttgatagttttgtcGA GGCTTGA